From the genome of Reinekea thalattae:
ACACACCAAACGTATGATCCGCCGGGCGCTATTAAAAGGCGTTGCCATTCCGGGTTATCAGGTGCCGTTTTCATCGCGCGAAATGCCCATGCCTTATGGTTGGGGAACCGGCGGTGTGCAAGTGACCGCAGCCTGCTTAGTACCAGAAGATACTTTAAAAGTGATTGATCAGGGTGCTGATGACACCACCAACGCGGTATCGATTCGGCGGTTTTTTCAGCGCACCGCCAATGTTGAAGTAACCGAAAACACCAGCGAAGCCAGCGTGATTCAAACCCGTCACCGCATTCCAGAACAGCCTTTAGCAGATGGGCAAATACTGGTCTACCAAGTGCCGATTCCTGAGCCGTTACGATTTTTAGAACCGAGAGAATCGGAAACTCGCAAGATGCATGCATTGCAAGAATACGGCCTGATGCAAGTAAAGCTGTATGAAGACATTGCCCAACACGGTCACATTGCGACCTCGTACGCCTACCCAGTTAAGGTGAACGATCGCTACATGATGGACCCTAGCCCGATTCCAAAATTCGATAACCCAAAGCTGAATCAGAACCGCGCTTTGCAACTGTTTGGCGCTGGCCGTGATCAACGAATTTATGCGCTGCCACCTTACACCAAAGTGGTCAGCCTCGACTTTGACGACTACCCGTTCGAAGCTTCAAAGCCCGATGCCAGTTGCGCCTATTGCGGTGCCGGCCATACCTATTTGGATGAAATGATTATCAACGATGCAGGCGAACGACTATTCGTTTG
Proteins encoded in this window:
- a CDS encoding alpha-D-ribose 1-methylphosphonate 5-phosphate C-P-lyase PhnJ — translated: MNTEPSNDIAEPINSLGEQYNFAYLDEHTKRMIRRALLKGVAIPGYQVPFSSREMPMPYGWGTGGVQVTAACLVPEDTLKVIDQGADDTTNAVSIRRFFQRTANVEVTENTSEASVIQTRHRIPEQPLADGQILVYQVPIPEPLRFLEPRESETRKMHALQEYGLMQVKLYEDIAQHGHIATSYAYPVKVNDRYMMDPSPIPKFDNPKLNQNRALQLFGAGRDQRIYALPPYTKVVSLDFDDYPFEASKPDASCAYCGAGHTYLDEMIINDAGERLFVCSDTNYCQRRVEEQKNSTDDSTANQTHSKKDEQ